Proteins from a genomic interval of Chryseobacterium indologenes:
- a CDS encoding Lrp/AsnC family transcriptional regulator — protein MDLKDKMILSIIQEDSTLSVKEISEKIGLTFTPTYERIKQLEKQGIIEKYVGLLNREKLGLNIVVYCNVRLKEQSKKVLETFEKHIGKYDEVQEIISLSGEYDYMLKIIAKDINSYNEFAVNVISNLPNIGQYHSSIVLHEVKKSTKFKIDLE, from the coding sequence ATGGATTTAAAAGACAAAATGATTCTCAGCATTATTCAGGAAGACTCTACCTTATCAGTAAAGGAAATATCAGAAAAGATAGGTCTTACCTTTACTCCAACGTATGAAAGGATCAAACAACTGGAGAAGCAGGGGATCATTGAAAAATACGTAGGTCTTTTAAACCGTGAAAAACTGGGTCTGAATATTGTCGTCTATTGTAATGTGCGTCTTAAGGAGCAATCCAAGAAAGTATTGGAGACTTTTGAGAAGCACATCGGAAAGTATGACGAGGTACAGGAAATCATCAGTCTTTCCGGAGAGTACGATTATATGTTGAAGATTATTGCCAAAGACATTAATTCTTACAATGAATTTGCGGTGAACGTTATTTCAAACCTTCCCAATATCGGGCAATACCACAGTTCAATCGTGCTTCATGAGGTTAAAAAATCTAC
- a CDS encoding aspartate carbamoyltransferase catalytic subunit produces MRIMFTITELSTERINSILTEALAFANGKTAKIEGEVFCSNLFFEDSTRTKTSFDLAERKLGLQVVPFDASHSSVNKGESLYDTVKTIESIGVNLVVIRDKKDRYFEELKNINIPVINGGDGTGNHPSQCMLDLLTIYQEFGTFEGLKVGIVGDVKHSRVANSNAEALRRLGAKVYFSGPEQWFDEGALINGTYMSVDELIGEVDVLMLLRIQHERHDAAMSFTASEYHKRYGLTKEREHVMKKEAIIMHPAPINRGVEIDSDLVECERSRVFKQMQNGVFARMAILKEALESKGYTFK; encoded by the coding sequence ATAAGAATTATGTTTACGATTACAGAACTAAGCACCGAGAGAATCAACAGTATACTGACAGAAGCGCTGGCTTTTGCAAATGGTAAAACTGCCAAAATTGAAGGAGAAGTTTTTTGCTCAAACCTTTTCTTCGAAGACAGCACAAGAACGAAAACAAGTTTTGATCTTGCAGAAAGAAAACTGGGACTACAGGTTGTTCCTTTTGATGCCTCTCACAGTTCGGTAAACAAAGGAGAAAGCCTTTATGACACGGTGAAAACGATTGAAAGTATCGGAGTCAACTTAGTCGTGATCCGCGATAAGAAAGACAGATACTTTGAAGAATTAAAAAATATTAATATTCCCGTAATCAACGGAGGAGATGGAACGGGAAATCACCCTTCACAATGTATGCTGGATTTGCTGACCATCTATCAGGAATTCGGAACATTTGAAGGATTAAAGGTAGGAATTGTAGGAGACGTAAAACATAGCCGCGTAGCCAACTCTAATGCTGAAGCCTTAAGAAGACTGGGCGCTAAAGTATACTTCTCAGGACCGGAACAATGGTTTGACGAAGGAGCTCTGATCAACGGAACTTATATGTCAGTAGATGAATTGATCGGTGAAGTAGATGTTCTGATGCTGTTAAGAATCCAGCATGAAAGACATGATGCTGCCATGAGCTTTACCGCTTCAGAATATCATAAAAGATATGGCCTGACTAAAGAAAGGGAACACGTAATGAAAAAAGAAGCCATCATTATGCACCCGGCACCGATCAACAGAGGAGTGGAAATAGATTCAGACCTTGTAGAATGTGAAAGATCAAGAGTATTTAAACAAATGCAAAACGGAGTCTTCGCAAGAATGGCCATTTTAAAGGAGGCGTTAGAAAGCAAAGGTTATACTTTTAAATAA
- the carA gene encoding glutamine-hydrolyzing carbamoyl-phosphate synthase small subunit, with protein sequence MKKKLILESGEVFHGEGFGADLETAGEVVFNTGMTGYQELISDPSYCGQIVCMTYPLIGNYGINRDDYESIEPAIKGLIVKELCDLPSNFRTQITLDELFKKKNLSGISGIDTRRLTRVLRNHGVVKGKIVNADADEAAVATELKGTSFPTNQVEEVSTKTPYANPNRGFKVVLVDFGAKLGIIRELSQRNCDIIVVSQDTTAEEILLMNPDGIMLSNGPGDPEDVPHALDMIRGLLGKVPIFGICLGHQLIGLACGAKTFKLKFGHRGGNHPVLDLEKNTVAITSQNHGYAVDQESLKGTDLIETHIALNDRTNEGLKHKVHPCFSVQYHPEASPGPEDANYLFDEFIQLMEDFKK encoded by the coding sequence ATGAAGAAAAAATTAATACTGGAGTCCGGTGAAGTGTTTCATGGAGAAGGTTTCGGAGCAGATTTGGAAACTGCAGGAGAAGTAGTTTTCAATACCGGAATGACAGGGTATCAGGAATTGATTTCTGACCCGTCTTACTGTGGTCAGATAGTTTGTATGACCTATCCGCTGATCGGAAATTATGGTATTAACCGTGATGATTATGAAAGTATCGAGCCGGCAATCAAAGGGCTTATCGTAAAAGAATTGTGCGATCTTCCTTCCAATTTCCGTACTCAGATCACTTTAGATGAATTGTTTAAAAAGAAAAACCTTTCAGGAATTTCAGGAATAGACACAAGAAGGCTCACAAGAGTCCTTCGTAACCATGGAGTTGTGAAAGGAAAAATCGTGAATGCTGACGCTGATGAAGCAGCAGTTGCCACAGAACTGAAAGGAACAAGCTTCCCGACCAATCAGGTGGAAGAAGTTTCTACAAAAACACCTTATGCCAACCCAAACAGAGGTTTCAAAGTAGTGTTGGTAGACTTCGGGGCAAAACTGGGAATTATCAGAGAATTATCTCAAAGAAACTGTGATATCATCGTGGTTTCTCAGGATACTACAGCTGAAGAAATCTTATTGATGAACCCGGACGGAATCATGCTGTCAAACGGTCCTGGTGACCCGGAAGATGTACCACACGCTTTAGACATGATCAGAGGATTATTAGGAAAAGTTCCCATCTTCGGAATCTGTTTAGGACACCAGTTAATCGGTCTTGCTTGTGGAGCAAAAACATTTAAACTGAAATTCGGACACAGAGGAGGAAACCATCCTGTACTGGATTTAGAGAAAAATACAGTAGCCATCACTTCCCAAAACCACGGATATGCAGTAGATCAGGAAAGTCTGAAAGGAACAGACCTTATCGAAACGCACATCGCTTTGAACGACAGAACCAACGAAGGATTAAAACACAAAGTCCACCCTTGCTTCTCTGTTCAGTATCACCCGGAAGCGAGCCCTGGTCCTGAAGATGCAAACTACCTGTTTGATGAGTTCATTCAATTGATGGAGGATTTTAAAAAGTAA
- a CDS encoding four helix bundle protein: protein MHNFENLLFWQKSIALAKNIYIICQEISSDEKYGLISQIKRCTVSIPSNIAEGSGRNSSKEFNHFLAIALGSAFELQTQLILVKELNLLPEEKVNILLKEVSEIQRMIYSFKNKLK from the coding sequence ATGCACAACTTTGAAAATCTACTTTTCTGGCAGAAATCTATTGCATTGGCAAAAAATATATACATTATTTGTCAGGAGATCAGTAGTGATGAAAAGTATGGTTTAATCTCACAGATTAAAAGGTGTACTGTTTCTATTCCGTCTAATATTGCTGAAGGTTCTGGAAGAAATAGCAGTAAAGAGTTTAATCATTTTCTTGCTATTGCTTTAGGTTCTGCATTTGAACTACAAACTCAATTGATTTTGGTTAAAGAGTTAAATCTTTTACCAGAAGAAAAAGTAAACATCTTACTAAAGGAAGTTTCCGAAATTCAAAGAATGATTTATTCATTCAAAAATAAATTAAAATAA